From one Paenibacillus terrae HPL-003 genomic stretch:
- a CDS encoding PHP domain-containing protein, which translates to MMYTWNEHKAAMVELHCHTKISDNSFTTEEVIRMAKEAGVTHLAITNHDTTMGLREAMALGEQYGVEVIPGIEISAYDYKRGRRSHFLGFYVEPNHAAIEELCAPLRVSRHEACRVMVERIREVGYNIDWGQVQSYAQGGTGVYKQHIMHALIDRGYTDSIYSPLYKMLFARGGDGKEPGIAYVPLTYVDAFDAIRTILAAGGVPVLAHPGQMDNYDAVPEWAEAGLMGIEVKHPDHSAIDEARARALAHEYGLIMTGGSDFHGFYGNKPSPLGSQSLGIQCVDAIKEKKLHRK; encoded by the coding sequence ATGATGTACACATGGAATGAACATAAGGCAGCGATGGTCGAACTGCATTGCCACACGAAAATCTCGGACAATTCGTTCACAACCGAGGAAGTCATTCGGATGGCCAAGGAGGCGGGCGTGACGCATCTGGCGATTACGAACCACGATACGACGATGGGCTTGCGGGAAGCGATGGCGCTGGGCGAACAGTACGGAGTAGAGGTTATTCCCGGCATCGAGATTTCGGCCTATGATTACAAACGCGGGAGACGCTCACATTTTCTTGGCTTCTACGTGGAGCCGAATCATGCGGCGATAGAAGAACTGTGTGCGCCGCTGCGGGTGTCCCGGCATGAGGCGTGTCGGGTGATGGTCGAGCGGATTCGGGAAGTGGGATACAACATCGACTGGGGGCAGGTGCAGTCGTATGCCCAAGGCGGGACGGGCGTATACAAGCAGCACATCATGCACGCCCTAATCGACCGCGGCTACACCGACTCGATCTACAGCCCGCTGTACAAGATGTTATTTGCCCGCGGCGGTGATGGCAAGGAGCCGGGCATCGCATATGTGCCACTGACCTATGTCGATGCGTTCGATGCGATCCGCACGATTCTCGCCGCAGGCGGTGTCCCAGTGCTGGCGCATCCGGGACAGATGGATAATTATGATGCGGTGCCGGAATGGGCGGAGGCCGGGCTGATGGGCATCGAGGTCAAACATCCGGACCACAGCGCGATAGATGAGGCTAGAGCGCGGGCACTGGCTCATGAGTATGGGTTGATCATGACGGGCGGGTCGGATTTCCACGGCTTCTACGGGAATAAGCCGAGTCCGCTGGGTTCGCAGAGTCTAGGTATTCAATGCGTTGATGCGATAAAAGAGAAAAAGCTGCATCGCAAATAA
- a CDS encoding MFS transporter: protein MIRKTKASTVIRKRVRMEKWQKAMWVLGIGLFLCGASYTMVVSFLPLFLFDLGVPADQLDGWSGVVYAAAFLVSALMAPLWGSLADRFGRRKMVIRAGISLAVVYSLMAFVQSPWQLVAVRLLHGCVGGFVPASMAIVASAVPRERMGWSLGLMQAGAMAGSVCGPLLGGALSAIFGMRTSFLVSALLIFAATVAVWFGVMEESRPNPDSAFRVVGDLKAVVHNRSLLLALGLMLVLHCSLNMMQPLLSLHIAHLQGNLEGVVLTSGFILFLIGIAEMIAPPWWGRAGERFGVERILTVCLLLSGGVAILQFTVHALWLFVAVQFLFGLFVAGIAPSASIMIVRSSSTTFQGRAFGLTTSANQLGAMFGALLGGIIGGLFQTQWIFLVAGVLLIVTGILLPKRSTNENSFIEQRN from the coding sequence TTGATACGGAAAACGAAGGCTTCGACAGTGATCCGTAAGCGGGTACGAATGGAAAAGTGGCAAAAGGCGATGTGGGTTTTAGGAATCGGTCTGTTTTTATGCGGCGCCAGCTATACGATGGTCGTATCGTTCTTGCCATTATTTCTGTTCGATCTGGGAGTGCCGGCGGACCAGCTCGACGGTTGGTCGGGCGTTGTCTATGCGGCTGCCTTTTTGGTCAGCGCACTTATGGCTCCACTATGGGGATCGCTTGCCGACCGCTTCGGCAGGAGAAAGATGGTCATTCGGGCCGGTATCAGTCTCGCGGTCGTGTACAGTTTGATGGCTTTCGTCCAATCGCCATGGCAATTGGTTGCGGTCAGGCTGCTGCACGGATGTGTCGGCGGATTCGTACCGGCTTCTATGGCGATTGTCGCCTCGGCCGTACCACGGGAACGGATGGGATGGAGCCTAGGCTTGATGCAGGCGGGGGCAATGGCGGGAAGCGTTTGTGGACCATTGCTGGGCGGCGCGTTATCCGCCATCTTCGGGATGAGAACTTCATTTCTTGTTTCCGCATTGCTCATCTTTGCCGCAACGGTTGCCGTATGGTTCGGCGTAATGGAAGAAAGCCGACCAAACCCCGATTCTGCCTTCCGTGTTGTCGGGGATCTGAAGGCCGTAGTGCATAACCGATCGCTGCTGCTGGCGCTCGGGTTGATGCTCGTCCTGCATTGCAGCCTCAATATGATGCAGCCATTGCTTTCCCTCCATATTGCGCATCTGCAGGGAAATCTGGAAGGTGTTGTGCTTACTTCAGGCTTCATTTTGTTTTTGATCGGGATCGCGGAAATGATCGCTCCCCCTTGGTGGGGGCGTGCAGGCGAGCGTTTCGGAGTCGAACGAATTTTGACCGTTTGCCTGCTGCTATCCGGGGGTGTCGCCATTCTGCAATTCACTGTCCATGCCTTATGGTTATTCGTTGCGGTGCAATTCCTCTTCGGCTTGTTCGTAGCCGGCATCGCGCCTTCCGCCAGCATCATGATTGTGCGCAGCTCCAGTACAACGTTTCAGGGACGGGCGTTTGGCTTGACGACCAGCGCCAATCAGCTTGGCGCAATGTTCGGCGCTTTGCTTGGCGGTATCATCGGGGGACTGTTCCAAACCCAATGGATTTTTCTCGTGGCGGGAGTACTCCTGATCGTAACGGGTATACTCCTGCCGAAGAGAAGCACGAACGAAAATAGTTTCATAGAGCAACGGAATTAA
- a CDS encoding MBL fold metallo-hydrolase, which produces MELKILGHWAGAPMEGGATSSYLIADGDTRLLLDCGSGALSLLQKSNLAQQLDGIVISHMHADHYLDLVPYTSLCFLTQLQGKPWKKIKLYVPEANGKQVLADVDQLLFGNRDRFGMTFDVIAYKPEDALDIGTLRVTFQQTRHPGPCYSPRVTNGTKTLVYTADTGYYDELITHAQHADLLICESTFAYENDMTTDHGHLTGTQAGQIAAQASVHRLILTHFGTSRADQARNWTSAKAAFPGAVDLASTEAVYLI; this is translated from the coding sequence ATGGAATTGAAGATATTGGGACACTGGGCAGGAGCACCTATGGAAGGAGGGGCGACTTCGTCGTATTTGATTGCCGATGGGGATACACGATTACTGCTGGATTGTGGCTCCGGGGCATTGTCCTTGCTGCAGAAGTCCAATTTGGCCCAGCAGCTCGACGGCATCGTAATCTCTCATATGCACGCGGACCATTACCTGGATCTGGTGCCATACACTTCCCTCTGCTTCCTGACACAATTGCAAGGAAAGCCGTGGAAGAAGATCAAACTGTACGTGCCGGAAGCAAACGGGAAGCAGGTGCTGGCGGACGTCGATCAACTGCTGTTCGGCAATCGCGACCGCTTCGGCATGACGTTCGATGTTATTGCCTATAAGCCGGAGGACGCCTTAGACATCGGCACCTTACGTGTTACGTTTCAGCAGACGCGGCATCCCGGTCCCTGCTATTCGCCGCGCGTGACGAATGGGACGAAAACGCTGGTATATACGGCGGATACGGGCTATTATGACGAATTGATCACGCATGCGCAGCATGCCGACTTGCTCATTTGCGAATCCACTTTTGCTTATGAGAACGACATGACGACGGACCACGGGCATTTGACTGGTACGCAAGCCGGGCAGATCGCTGCCCAAGCTTCTGTCCATCGGCTGATTTTGACCCACTTCGGCACGAGCCGGGCAGACCAGGCACGCAATTGGACAAGCGCCAAAGCCGCATTTCCTGGTGCGGTCGATCTGGCTTCCACAGAGGCAGTCTACTTAATTTGA
- the phnL gene encoding phosphonate C-P lyase system protein PhnL — MLNVQSLSKSFTLSLHERMTVAPVRELSFSVAEGEFLGIKGTSGVGKSSILKCIYRTYLPSSGAILFRSSRYGEIDLAQASERIVSRLRQEEIGYVSQFLRVIPRIPTLDIVAERALLAGQAEETAHRQAEELLAALNIPRSLWRAYPTTFSGGEQQRVNLARALIVRPRLLILDEPTASLDPRSKANVISLLQEMKKQGTTMIGVFHDLDMMQQIADQVLDLQPTLTTS; from the coding sequence ATGTTAAACGTGCAATCACTGTCAAAATCATTCACGCTCTCTCTCCATGAAAGGATGACGGTAGCGCCCGTGCGGGAATTGTCTTTTTCCGTTGCCGAGGGTGAATTTCTCGGTATTAAGGGAACGAGCGGTGTCGGAAAATCCTCGATTCTCAAATGCATCTACCGTACTTATTTGCCATCAAGCGGAGCTATTCTGTTCCGCTCCTCCCGCTACGGGGAGATCGATCTGGCTCAGGCGTCCGAGCGGATCGTGAGCCGACTTCGGCAAGAAGAGATCGGATACGTCTCCCAGTTCTTGCGGGTTATCCCGCGTATTCCGACACTGGATATCGTTGCTGAACGGGCGCTGCTTGCCGGACAGGCGGAAGAGACGGCGCACCGGCAAGCCGAAGAATTGCTGGCCGCGCTGAACATTCCGCGTTCACTGTGGCGGGCGTATCCAACCACTTTCAGTGGCGGAGAGCAGCAGCGGGTCAACCTGGCGCGAGCTTTGATCGTTCGGCCCCGGTTGCTGATTTTGGACGAACCTACCGCTTCTCTCGACCCTCGCTCCAAGGCGAACGTGATTTCTCTTTTGCAGGAAATGAAAAAACAGGGGACGACGATGATCGGTGTGTTTCACGACCTGGATATGATGCAACAAATAGCCGATCAGGTGCTGGACCTGCAACCAACTCTAACAACCTCCTGA
- a CDS encoding ATP-binding cassette domain-containing protein produces the protein MTVQAIHSESSSAFFDKADQPLMVVKGLSKNYGNSVGCADIDFELYPGEILGIVGESGSGKSTLIRCLNFDEPATTGEMYLSTYYEGSRNLLQESDQSKRYIRDHLLGMVYQNPHLGLKMAISSSGNIAEKLLAADCYHVGTIRKRAAELLGRMEIVPARMDEPPKQFSGGMQQRVQIAKALANRPPLLLLDEVTTGLDLSVQAKVLDLIRELQRELQVAMLVVSHDFGVIRMLADRTLVMRQGRIIEQGLTDQVLEDPQHPYTQLLVHSAL, from the coding sequence ATGACCGTGCAAGCGATACATTCGGAATCATCATCAGCGTTTTTCGATAAGGCCGATCAGCCGTTGATGGTGGTGAAGGGATTAAGCAAAAATTACGGGAACAGTGTGGGTTGTGCCGACATCGACTTCGAGCTGTATCCGGGCGAAATTCTCGGTATTGTGGGCGAAAGTGGTTCGGGCAAAAGCACGCTCATTCGCTGCCTGAATTTCGATGAACCGGCAACGACCGGGGAAATGTACTTGTCCACTTATTACGAGGGCTCACGCAATTTGCTGCAGGAGTCCGATCAAAGCAAGCGATATATTCGCGATCATCTGCTCGGTATGGTGTACCAAAATCCGCATTTGGGTTTGAAAATGGCGATTTCCAGCAGTGGCAATATCGCCGAAAAATTGTTGGCGGCGGACTGCTACCATGTCGGGACCATTCGTAAACGGGCGGCGGAATTGCTCGGCAGAATGGAAATTGTGCCAGCTCGGATGGACGAGCCGCCGAAGCAATTCAGCGGCGGTATGCAGCAGCGGGTGCAGATCGCCAAGGCGCTCGCGAATCGTCCGCCGTTGCTCCTGCTCGATGAAGTGACGACCGGGCTTGATCTTTCCGTACAAGCGAAAGTACTCGATCTGATCCGGGAACTTCAGCGTGAGCTTCAGGTCGCGATGCTGGTTGTATCGCACGATTTCGGGGTGATCCGCATGCTAGCGGATCGGACGCTCGTCATGCGGCAGGGCCGCATCATCGAGCAAGGTCTGACGGACCAGGTGTTGGAAGACCCGCAGCATCCGTATACGCAGCTGCTGGTGCATTCCGCACTTTAA
- a CDS encoding alpha-D-ribose 1-methylphosphonate 5-phosphate C-P-lyase PhnJ: protein MTSRRFSDQTYNFAFLDEGSKREIRRKTLKAIALPGHQVPFASRDLPIAKGYGTGGLQLTLAHLGRHDVLKVIDQGSDDSVNAVNIRRLVEHTAGIETTEDTALATLIQSRHRIPEEPLREDQLLILQTPKPEPLSRVEPREEVTRRQQASRDYSSMWLRLYEQIVRWGTITITMDYPVMVHDRYLMSPSPIPCQDTPKLHHAEHLTIFGAGREKKIYAVPPYTDVVPIQFEDYPFEADTERGYTCRWCGSSHTLMDEVIDEATGAKQHQCSDTNYCRKQRERGIAKGVLK from the coding sequence ATGACAAGCAGGAGGTTTAGCGATCAGACGTACAACTTTGCCTTTCTCGACGAAGGCTCGAAACGTGAAATCCGCCGCAAAACGTTAAAGGCGATTGCTCTCCCGGGGCATCAGGTACCGTTCGCTTCTCGGGATTTGCCGATCGCCAAAGGCTACGGAACGGGTGGCCTGCAACTGACGCTCGCCCATCTGGGCCGTCACGATGTGCTGAAGGTGATCGATCAGGGAAGCGATGACAGTGTCAACGCCGTTAACATTCGCCGCCTCGTGGAGCATACGGCCGGGATCGAGACGACGGAAGATACCGCGCTTGCCACGCTGATCCAAAGCCGGCACCGCATCCCGGAGGAACCGTTGCGGGAAGATCAGCTCCTCATTTTGCAGACACCGAAGCCGGAGCCGCTGAGCAGAGTGGAGCCGCGGGAAGAAGTGACCCGGCGCCAGCAGGCTTCCCGCGACTACAGCTCGATGTGGCTGCGGCTGTACGAGCAGATCGTGCGCTGGGGGACAATTACGATCACGATGGATTATCCGGTGATGGTGCATGACCGTTACCTGATGTCTCCTAGTCCGATTCCGTGTCAAGATACGCCTAAATTGCATCACGCCGAGCATTTGACGATCTTCGGCGCCGGACGGGAAAAGAAAATTTATGCGGTTCCTCCCTATACCGACGTCGTGCCGATTCAATTCGAGGATTATCCTTTTGAGGCAGACACGGAGCGCGGTTATACGTGCCGATGGTGCGGAAGCAGCCATACGCTCATGGATGAGGTGATCGACGAGGCGACGGGAGCCAAACAGCACCAATGCTCCGACACGAATTATTGCCGCAAACAACGCGAACGCGGGATAGCGAAGGGGGTGCTGAAATGA
- a CDS encoding carbon-phosphorus lyase complex subunit PhnI: MGYVTVTGGREAIEQAARLVQYYRLKDANEPLDSQQLVGQFRLLIDRVMSEGGLYAPEFAAIALKQAEGDPYEAAFLLRSYRSTLQRNHTTLTLDTDRMRIIRRISASFRDIPGGQILGPTRDYTHRLLDVQLREEGSETIDAFLREFQEELSAPAESASFERILERLRQEGWVASLEEVDEATEEEPFDITRDNIHFPSVRSARLQALTRGETGVLVSLAYSNLRGFGTAHATIGETRVGYVPAYLPHPYAEEEEEDEDGVYIGELLLTEVETVNSFHQDPASGQIVLETGFGLCFGHNEQKAIAMAILEYSLEKGGTAPSEDEEFVLKHIDGLDSGGIIYHLNMPHYVGFQTKLEQVERVREKMQAKEAETIATDDKQEV, encoded by the coding sequence ATGGGCTATGTCACTGTAACCGGCGGGAGAGAGGCGATCGAACAAGCGGCTCGTCTCGTCCAGTATTACCGCTTGAAGGACGCCAATGAGCCGCTTGATAGTCAGCAACTTGTCGGGCAGTTCCGGCTGCTGATCGACCGGGTGATGAGCGAAGGCGGATTATACGCGCCGGAATTCGCCGCGATCGCCCTGAAGCAGGCCGAAGGCGATCCGTACGAAGCGGCTTTCCTGCTGCGTTCGTATCGATCGACACTGCAGCGCAACCATACGACACTGACGCTTGATACGGACCGGATGCGCATCATTCGCCGCATCTCCGCGTCCTTCCGCGACATTCCGGGCGGGCAAATCCTCGGTCCGACGCGTGACTACACGCATCGTCTGCTCGATGTTCAGCTTCGCGAGGAGGGGAGCGAAACGATTGATGCTTTCCTGCGGGAGTTTCAAGAAGAGCTGTCCGCACCGGCGGAATCCGCCTCCTTCGAGCGTATTCTGGAGCGGCTGCGGCAGGAAGGTTGGGTAGCGTCCCTAGAAGAGGTGGACGAAGCGACGGAAGAGGAGCCTTTCGACATTACACGGGACAACATCCACTTCCCGTCCGTCCGCTCCGCTCGTCTGCAGGCACTCACGCGGGGCGAAACCGGCGTGTTGGTCTCGCTGGCTTATAGCAACTTGCGCGGCTTCGGCACCGCCCATGCGACGATCGGGGAGACGCGGGTCGGCTACGTGCCGGCTTATCTTCCCCACCCGTATGCGGAGGAGGAGGAGGAAGACGAAGACGGCGTGTACATCGGCGAGCTGCTGCTGACAGAGGTGGAGACCGTCAATTCGTTCCATCAGGACCCGGCTTCCGGCCAGATCGTCCTGGAAACGGGGTTCGGGCTCTGCTTCGGCCATAACGAGCAGAAAGCGATCGCGATGGCCATCCTGGAGTATAGCTTGGAGAAAGGTGGAACGGCCCCGTCTGAAGACGAAGAGTTTGTACTTAAGCATATCGACGGGCTGGACTCTGGCGGTATCATCTACCATCTGAACATGCCGCATTATGTCGGCTTTCAAACGAAGCTGGAACAAGTGGAACGCGTCAGGGAAAAAATGCAAGCCAAGGAGGCAGAGACGATTGCAACAGATGACAAGCAGGAGGTTTAG
- the phnH gene encoding phosphonate C-P lyase system protein PhnH: protein MTNDDRHIDEGFDSVHDTIGVYRILLQAMARPGTVGSIREQAGQLPLPAFADRTGLAIALTLLDGTVRFASRLKTGEALVTAIRGQTMSRPTDPAGADYVFADGDLGEAEIRTITGQLRCGTLPEPELGATLIVQVNELSEAPVDQAMWIAAGPGINDQVGFDAAGLSPIWMVERKRLNAEYPLGIDLIAYDRHGHILALPRTTKIKEENQEWAMSL from the coding sequence ATGACAAATGATGATCGGCACATCGACGAAGGATTCGATTCTGTTCACGATACTATAGGGGTGTACCGAATTTTACTGCAAGCGATGGCTCGGCCGGGTACGGTCGGATCGATACGGGAGCAAGCCGGCCAATTGCCATTGCCGGCGTTCGCAGACCGGACGGGACTCGCGATTGCCCTGACGCTGCTGGATGGCACAGTTCGCTTCGCGTCTCGCCTGAAGACCGGGGAAGCGCTCGTTACCGCAATTCGGGGCCAGACGATGAGCCGGCCGACCGATCCGGCAGGGGCGGACTATGTATTCGCCGACGGGGATCTGGGCGAAGCGGAAATCCGCACGATCACCGGGCAGCTTCGTTGCGGCACGCTGCCGGAACCCGAACTTGGCGCTACGCTGATCGTCCAGGTGAACGAACTGTCGGAGGCCCCCGTCGATCAGGCGATGTGGATCGCGGCGGGGCCGGGCATTAATGACCAGGTCGGCTTCGATGCGGCGGGACTTTCACCCATCTGGATGGTGGAGAGGAAGCGGCTGAACGCCGAATATCCGCTCGGGATTGATCTGATTGCCTATGACCGGCACGGACATATTTTGGCGCTGCCACGAACGACCAAGATCAAGGAGGAGAACCAGGAATGGGCTATGTCACTGTAA
- the phnG gene encoding phosphonate C-P lyase system protein PhnG, whose amino-acid sequence MRTSQRTRILVEGDRDLLIQFATQVEERYPIRIEKPPMKSLAMSKARDLVTRHPFYLGEVLLTECTVSIENRYGFGTMIGEDLDKAYALAVVDAAYRARLPITSAWSDALLEEERRIERRHQEQLAASLRTKVDFATKEENTNDK is encoded by the coding sequence ATGAGAACGTCACAAAGAACACGGATTCTGGTGGAAGGGGATCGCGACTTGCTGATTCAATTCGCCACGCAGGTCGAAGAGCGGTACCCCATACGGATTGAAAAGCCGCCGATGAAAAGTCTGGCAATGTCGAAAGCCCGGGATTTGGTTACCCGGCATCCGTTTTACCTGGGCGAGGTGCTGCTGACGGAATGCACCGTTTCCATCGAGAATCGTTACGGCTTTGGTACGATGATCGGGGAAGATCTGGACAAGGCATACGCGCTGGCGGTCGTGGATGCGGCTTATCGCGCCCGGCTGCCGATCACGTCGGCATGGAGCGATGCCCTGCTGGAAGAAGAACGAAGAATCGAACGCAGACACCAGGAACAATTGGCCGCTTCCCTGCGGACGAAAGTCGACTTCGCCACCAAGGAGGAGAATACGAATGACAAATGA
- a CDS encoding cysteine protease StiP family protein encodes MNSLLACHVAEPAPMGSYRPEEVTFLLKDLSQYAIEDVYEYTPPKAYMDLFYSTLKEQARKVALTVGIVSELIYARHGERTVLASIRRDGTPIGVLIKRYLQLVHDVDLPHYSFSILRPHVDQNALIYMLQRHPDYHIQFIDSWTGKGATRRVLTDVVKSFNATYGTNLQDDIAVLADIGHCSSTFGTRDDFLIPSALLNAHVNGLISKSVMQEDLIGPGDFHGARYYREWAEDDVSHVFVDTIAAEFAHITEEARRQAEAWIANPQYMKETWQGLHNLQELMRQYGIDDNTFLKPGVGETTRVLLIQSPWKVLVKRPDDPYIRHILHLAAERGVPVEVDPDLTFACCAIIKPEAGV; translated from the coding sequence ATGAATTCATTGTTAGCCTGTCATGTAGCTGAGCCTGCTCCGATGGGGAGTTACCGGCCGGAAGAAGTAACGTTTTTACTCAAGGATCTGTCGCAGTATGCCATTGAGGACGTGTATGAATATACGCCGCCAAAAGCATATATGGACCTGTTTTATTCTACATTGAAGGAGCAAGCCCGCAAGGTTGCATTAACGGTAGGCATTGTATCCGAGTTGATCTACGCAAGGCACGGCGAGCGAACGGTACTCGCTTCGATCCGGCGCGATGGTACCCCAATCGGGGTGCTCATCAAACGGTATCTGCAACTCGTCCATGATGTGGATCTGCCCCACTATAGCTTTTCCATTCTAAGGCCGCATGTTGATCAAAATGCACTGATCTACATGCTGCAGCGTCATCCGGATTATCATATCCAATTTATCGATAGTTGGACGGGCAAAGGGGCTACTCGCCGGGTGTTGACCGATGTGGTTAAATCCTTCAATGCCACTTACGGCACAAATTTGCAGGATGATATTGCCGTTCTGGCCGATATCGGCCATTGTTCCTCGACATTTGGCACTCGGGACGACTTTTTGATCCCGAGCGCGCTGCTGAATGCGCATGTGAATGGCTTGATCAGCAAGTCGGTAATGCAGGAAGATTTGATCGGGCCGGGCGATTTCCATGGTGCGAGATATTATCGGGAGTGGGCCGAGGACGATGTTTCGCATGTTTTCGTCGATACGATCGCAGCGGAATTTGCTCACATCACTGAAGAGGCAAGACGCCAGGCGGAAGCGTGGATCGCCAATCCGCAATACATGAAAGAAACATGGCAGGGACTGCATAATTTACAGGAGCTGATGCGCCAATACGGTATCGATGACAACACATTCCTCAAACCAGGTGTCGGCGAAACGACCCGTGTTTTATTGATCCAATCGCCTTGGAAAGTGCTCGTGAAACGACCGGACGATCCTTATATCCGGCATATTCTGCATCTGGCGGCCGAGCGCGGCGTTCCGGTCGAGGTCGACCCTGACCTGACATTCGCCTGCTGTGCAATCATCAAACCGGAGGCAGGCGTATGA
- a CDS encoding GNAT family N-acetyltransferase — MQIAYREATIADSPEIARLAGQLGYPADVGTISSRLSKLLTANDHIVYVSDMNDRLAGWIHAHERFYISVPACIEIAGLVVDQDQRGNRIGTTLMQYCEDWANARGFREIRLRSGGMRAEAHSFYLHIGYENIKMQQAFRKQLQGNEPHEALTID, encoded by the coding sequence TTGCAAATCGCATATCGGGAAGCAACGATTGCGGATAGTCCGGAAATTGCTCGACTTGCTGGTCAATTGGGTTACCCGGCGGACGTTGGAACCATTTCTTCCAGACTATCAAAGCTATTGACGGCAAACGATCATATTGTTTATGTATCCGACATGAACGACCGGCTTGCGGGCTGGATTCACGCTCATGAACGATTTTACATCTCTGTTCCGGCCTGTATCGAAATTGCGGGACTTGTTGTGGATCAAGATCAGCGAGGGAACCGCATCGGCACAACCTTAATGCAGTATTGTGAAGACTGGGCGAATGCTCGCGGTTTTCGGGAGATTCGATTGCGGTCGGGAGGAATGCGGGCCGAAGCGCACAGCTTTTATCTCCACATCGGCTACGAAAATATAAAGATGCAGCAAGCTTTCAGAAAGCAATTGCAGGGCAATGAGCCGCATGAAGCTTTGACGATCGATTAG
- a CDS encoding ABC transporter substrate-binding protein, translating into MKNRRIILMVIVSILSIVVGCSNLSPEAGDVVEIQFAHGFSGDVIDQLVDEYNKSQDKVRVQATFIPGNHEGVVQKLQTLTVAKQLPDVIGMGYGYHQFALDNFPVVPLQSFIEQENYNLNDFFPNLLDLGRGPDGQVYSLPMQVTEPIMYINNNLLRASNLDPKNPPKTWDELREAAKKMTHDDQYGVYFEYAASGNWMFQTMLGTAHGNMMKDSKQVGFNSVEGRKALQYWVDLVNTDKSMPLLTTTQAEQSFLAGKVGIYIASSSRIAKYSAQKSIELSTAVFPSLDGNYRQVPIGGAGVMMLAKDNKKQQAAWDFIKFLASPESMTIYAKGTGSMVSRESALEKPEWMQTFLMDNPLSKTPYEQVKDAVPWNSFPGTDPVKLNTVLQDNITAAINQQKTVEDALRDAEAQANELLK; encoded by the coding sequence ATGAAAAACAGACGGATCATTCTTATGGTTATCGTTTCAATTTTAAGTATAGTCGTCGGTTGCAGCAACTTATCTCCCGAAGCAGGCGACGTTGTGGAAATCCAGTTTGCCCATGGCTTTTCAGGAGATGTTATTGATCAACTCGTCGACGAATATAACAAATCGCAGGATAAGGTTCGGGTACAAGCTACTTTCATCCCCGGCAATCATGAAGGGGTTGTTCAAAAGCTGCAGACGTTGACTGTCGCGAAGCAATTGCCGGATGTGATTGGAATGGGCTATGGATATCATCAGTTCGCGCTGGATAATTTTCCAGTCGTTCCGCTGCAATCGTTCATTGAGCAGGAAAACTATAATTTGAACGATTTTTTCCCTAATCTTTTGGATCTAGGGAGAGGACCGGATGGGCAAGTGTATAGTCTTCCTATGCAAGTCACTGAACCGATCATGTATATCAATAACAATCTGTTGCGAGCATCTAACTTGGATCCGAAAAATCCGCCGAAGACATGGGATGAGCTTCGTGAAGCCGCAAAAAAAATGACCCATGACGATCAATACGGCGTGTATTTCGAATATGCCGCATCGGGAAACTGGATGTTCCAAACGATGCTGGGTACAGCGCATGGAAACATGATGAAGGATTCGAAGCAAGTCGGATTCAATTCCGTAGAGGGGCGTAAAGCTTTGCAGTATTGGGTCGATTTGGTGAATACCGACAAATCGATGCCGCTTTTGACAACAACGCAAGCGGAACAAAGCTTTTTGGCCGGAAAAGTAGGCATATACATCGCCTCGTCATCAAGAATAGCCAAATACAGCGCTCAAAAGTCGATTGAGCTAAGCACTGCTGTTTTCCCCTCCTTAGACGGTAATTATCGTCAAGTGCCTATCGGCGGAGCCGGCGTGATGATGCTGGCCAAAGATAACAAAAAACAGCAAGCAGCTTGGGATTTTATCAAATTTCTTGCTTCTCCTGAAAGCATGACAATTTATGCCAAGGGAACGGGCAGTATGGTGAGTCGAGAAAGCGCGCTGGAAAAACCGGAATGGATGCAAACGTTCCTCATGGACAATCCATTGTCGAAAACACCGTACGAGCAAGTAAAGGATGCAGTGCCGTGGAACAGCTTTCCTGGAACGGATCCTGTTAAATTGAACACCGTGCTGCAAGATAATATTACCGCGGCCATAAACCAACAGAAAACAGTAGAAGATGCTCTTAGGGATGCGGAGGCGCAGGCGAATGAACTGCTGAAGTAA